GGCCATGCACCGGCTGGAGAAGATCCCCGACGGCTGTGACAGGTGCATCTTCAAGAGCGTCTGTCCGGAAATCATTGCCCATCATAAGAGGACGCAGTGCGAGAACCGGGAAAAGCAATTCACCTGCACTCGCTGCGGCTTTAAGTTCATGTGGGAATCCAATCTGTTGCAGCACATGCAGTTGCAGCATGAAAAGGTGGAGGATCAAGATCTCGATGAATCCAAGGAGGCGTCTGGCGATGAACCAAAAGCCGAGTGCCAGGTCTTCAAGTGCGGCCTTTGTACGAGGAAATACAACCGCAAGGATCGGCTCACGGCGCACTTGAAGAAGTTCCATGGTCCCGATGGCCAGGGCCCCGGTCAAGCGAAGGTCTCGAATAGAGCCACATCGCCCAAGGAACCGAAGCGCTTCCTGTGTGCCTTTTGCGGCAAGGCGGTCAGTTCCTCGTCCAATCTGATCATCCACATGCGCCGCCACACCGGGGAGAAGCCCTTCAAGTGCGATTATTGCCCCATGGCCTTCCCCCGATCCTCTGACCTCCAGTGCCACCGTCGGACGCACACCGGCGAACGTCCGCATGTGTGCACCGTCTGCCAGAAGGGATTCGCCCGCTCGTAcaagctgcagcagcacaTGCGCATCCACAGCGGGGAGCGTCCCTACAAGTGCACCTATTGCGAGAAGAGCTTCACGCAGTCCAACGACCTGACTCTCCACATCCGCCGGCACACAGGCGAGCGGCCCTACCAGTGCGGCGTCTGCGGGGAGCGTTTTATCCAGGGCACCGCCCTCAAGAACCATCGGATGCAGCAGGGCCACTACGAGGATGGCCAGGAGTTGGGCGAGCCTACGAGGCGCACGGTTCTGGAGCAGTTTAGTGTGTAAAATAAGGAATAAAATAACTCCCTATTGTAATCGTAAaattgaaacaaatttatttttaatttctttgatataaacgaaatttaaatatttaagtatatTGTTTCATTATATAATAGCATTTCAGGTTTAAGGAAGcgttaaaatgtatttttgaaatgtttaagtttaaacaattaaatcaaTGTCATGATTCATATAGATGAATATAAGTAGATAAGTAATTCGCTATTTATAACTATTCACTGTCATGCGTCATATAGAAGAATGAATCTAAATGAATGTAAGTAACTTTTTCGCTACCTATAACTATTCACTGCCATGCTTCATATTGATGTATGGGTATAGTGTAAGTAACTATTTATAAAGTAGCGAAATAGGGAAATAGTTACTTACTTTGCAGCGTCTTTCCAAGGGGAGTAGTACTTTCGATGAAGCCACACACCATTTTATTGGCAATTTTGATTGTCACACTTTTGAACAGAACTTTCGGAAATGATCAGAGTCAGATGTTCGGCTGGCCAAAAGAAGGCGATGTTATATACAAAATAGAGGTAAAGGAAGAATGGAGGTTCCTGCAAGTTCTTATGCATAATGTAACATTAAGGTTTAAAAACCTGGTCAATTGTGTTAAATTGTATGATAGATTACAAAATGACGTTGAGGTCACGATCAGTAAAGAACCCCCTTTTCATGAATCAACCCTCACTTTTACTTCGCAATCTAGTCGAGGTATACATTTTGACATGGATGTCTACCATGAGAACAAATTCAAAGaagaataaattaaagaaagaaacTAAATAAAAGCAGAGctgtataaaaattgtatgtgtgcagacaaaaattttttcGTCTTTTAATTTCTGTTCACTAGGTGCCCTAGCTTAAAGGCTGACTGCCTTGTCCACGTTATAACCTAGGCTAACAACCCACACCACTTTCGGGtagaattatatttttttttgcaagtttttataagggggtaagCTGACATTAACTCGGATCTTGGGTGGCTAATGACAATTTCCAATGAAAGAATCCCAATGCTAAGGTATTAATAAGTTCAATTTGGTAGCTCTAAAATAAGCCCACTGCTAGCATacatttatgaatatttaactATAAGTTAGCattagataataataataataagaattaaattttaaatgtcccGCTGTTTATCAAAAtggttatatacatttttttttacttgcttattaagattttttttcggttagtCCTAAAAAATGATCGTAAAATtcaaactaatttattttcaaaaaggttTGATATTAACGAAATTAAAAAGCGGTTTTAAAATAGACATAGTTTCCCaaataagtttattaaaaataaaagtatagtgttttttatagcatttcagGTTTTAGGAAGCGTTAAACTGTCTTCTTGATATGTTTCAGTTTAACCCTATTAATTCAATAGTGGCaatgtaattaattattacGCTATTTATAGTTATTCACTGTCATGCTTCATATAGATGACTGAATATAGACGAATGAATGTAGCTGAATGTAAGTAGCTATTTCGCTATTTATAACTATTCAGTGTCATGTTTCAAATAGAAGAATGAATATAAATGAACGTAATTAACAATTTCGCTATTCACTGTCATTCTTCACATggaaaaaagaatataaatgAATGTAAGTAACTATTTATAAAGTAGCGAAATAGCGAAATAGTTACTTACATTGCAGCGTCTTTCCAAGGGAAGAAGTACTTTCGATGAAGCCACACACCATTTTATTGGCAATTTTGATTGTCGCACTTTTGAACAGAACTTTCGGAAATGATCAGAGTCAGATGTTCGGCTGGCCAAAAGAAGGCGATGTTATATGGAGATCATCCATAAAAGCAGAATGGAAGTTCCTGCAAGTTTCTATCCGTAATGTAACATTAAGGTTTGCTAACGTGGTCAATTGTGTTAAGTTGTATGATAAATACTCAAACGACGTTGAGGTCTCGATCACTAAAGAACCCCCTTTTCATGAATCAACGATCACGTTTACTTCGCAAGCTAGTCAAGGTATATATTTTGACATTGAGGTCTACCGTGAGGACAAAGTCCCGGAAGTTCTTTTagatatcaaaaaaaattaaataaataagatcaGAGGtctattaaaaaagtaattgtgTAAAACACATTTGGTCATGGGGATAACTAAATAAAAGCAAAGctgtataaaaaatgtatgtgttttttcttcttttaatttcCGGTGTCCTAGCTTAAAGGCTGACTGTCCACGTTATAACTTAGGCTAACAACCcactagagcttgaaaattatcgataaatgatagtatcgatattttcgatactttatcattatcgtatcgataatatcgatgttttcaaggaaagcaaagacaaattaaaaacaattttataattctgttaataccacgtattattattatatacatgcataatacacttgcattattattaatattattattagaaaaaatcgcggttaatttatttaattttaatttccggttttcattattaaaatgcaattttagacTAAAGGATCCTCCTCTTAAGAACtcgtggtttttttttttttttaacattgagttgagttgcgtcACATGTCTAGAAAGACACCAATTCTTAGTCAAAGACATTCAcggcttcttaagaatttttttttaaatatcttctgAGGAAATACTTATGTAAAATAATGGAACAAACCTTTGTCCCATCccattttttggtactaaagaagaacaaattcctcctcttctgaagaattcccggttgcttttttttttgatcctttgccaaaattgctcaaacggtcttcgttttgtttgttgttggtattaaaagaacgagagttcctcctttccccaagaaatcgcggttctttcattttcgattttatgccATAACCTATGGTTATTTACCCCTACTTTAATTGATACTATACcataaagaagtaaaaattcctcctcttctgaagaattcgcggttgtttttttttggatccttGAGTCCAAATCGCTCAAACGATCTTCGAAAAGCGACCAATTCCTATCAAAGGCtatgaattcgcggtttcttgagattttttaatagcggacagaaggtcggtagctgcaaccaagattttgtttttggtactaaaaaaaccaaagttcctcctcttcccaagaactcgcggttcttttattgaccattttttgccataacctatgcccttttcgcctacttttaagtatttcataatatctatgggaccaaagaagaataaagtaccaagaactcgcggttcttgtatggtaatttgtccctacttaaagtgattttgtatttaaagttattttggtcctcaaaattaaagagtgaaatctgttcgtttctctctaataaaacgtcagaaaaacatcgatgttataGATAAATATCGATGTTTGAAATATATCagaagtatcgataatatcgatactgacatcgataattttcaagctctacaaCCCACACCACTTTCGGGTacaattaaacaattatttttgcaatttttgatAAGCTGACATTAACTTGGATGTTGGGTGGCTAATggcaattttaaatgaaagaaattgaaattaaattttaaaagtcccGCTGTTTATAAACATTGTTATATACattctttttgtttgctaattaagattctttttttggttagtcctaataaaataatcgtaaatcgaaacaaatttattttcaaaaagggTTTGTATAAACGAAATTTAAAAGAGTTATTAAAGTGGATAGAGCTTTCCAAATTagccctgcaggaaaaatgcgaactagtctgaaaaacaactagttaaataaataatataaagcaaccggaatttgtctgaatgcatttggactacacagggtctagaaaatttgtgctagtcgaaaaaatgattaatacaaaactagtaaaaaataaacttgtctcggactagtacctttctgacaaaaaaaaaccttaaaaatatttaactggtagaacaactacatgttagggtctagttaaaaggcaactggaatttaactagttgcaaatgaaacacatatgatccaaaaatatagcctagagggtaaatgtcttgggaaatttaacaataaacaaatcaatcactcgaggtcctcggttcaatccccagtctctgtacatttttttttgtttttgtttgctaggtgatgctttagttttattttaaactttgtttaatctgtccgaggcaatatatatgtgaaaaatcaatgtttatgaattatgtcacactaaaattcataaaccttgttagggcattacaaaatgtgatgcgtgtatggctcaatcagttagtgtgcctacaaatccaaaggtcccgggttcaattcctagagagggcgacttgcctcaaaaaaagtaagtttgttttaattccatttaattatcatttactgtatttgattacataataattatcagaaattctctaaggactgcgtctattgattggatactaaattaggagagcgtcaagttaggcatcgtcaagtactagtgaaattcaatcacttaaaggtttagagattatttttaactttttcgtgaaaatatttttttgagtgtagtttaacagctgtaactataaattggttaacagtcactagtgcaaaactagtagcaaatggactagttgtttccgacgacaagcatatgaaaaatggaccacttcgttacaaggaaatggacataacttaaactagttaacctttttgacccaactagtattttaatagtccaaaactgattccgtttcctgcagggagtttattaggtataaataaattttgtttcattatatAATAGCATTTCTGGTTTTAGAAAGCGTTAAACTGTCTTCTTGAAATGTTCCCGTTTAATCCTATTAAAGCAATAGGGGCAATGTAATGAACTATTTCGCTACTTATAACTATTCACTGTCATGCTTCATATAGATGTATGAATATAGATGAATGTAAGTAACTATTTATAAAGTAGCGAAATAGGGAAATAGTTACTTACTTTGCAGCGTCTTTCCAAGGGGAGAAGTACTTTCGATGAAACCACATACCATTTTATTGGCAATTCTGATTGTCACACTTTTGAACAGAACCTTCGGAAGTGATCAGAGTCAGATGTTCGGATGGCCAAACGAAGGCGATATTGTATGGAGAAAGGAGGTAAAGGAGGAATGGAGGTTCCTGCAAGTTCTTTACCATAATGAAACATTAAGGTTTAGAGGCCTGGTCAGTTGTGTTAGATTGTGGGATAAACTGAAAAATGACGTTACTGTCACGATCACTAAAATGCCTCCTTTTTATGAATCAACGATCTCGTTTATGTCGCAAAATACTCGTGGTATACATTTTGACATGGAGGTCTTTCATAAGAAAGAAGAGTGGATCACACGCAGACCTATCACTGAACTTATCGACGACTAAATAAATACAGAGctgtataaaaaatgtatgtgtgAAAATAGGACTTTTTTTCTTCTGCTCCCTACGTGCCCTAGCTTAAAGGCTGACCGCAAACTAGTATatgagtttttaagctatcgggatgaaactttcaaaaaagtcttctttctattgtaggtagtatataagtcggaaccagtcggatcggacaactatatcctaTATCTCCCATAGCATTGGCGGATCTAtaatttgttgcatactttttgaataccaaaattccATTCATTTTTCACACGAGTGGGGTGGTGATTTATCACCCATATTATCCCCCGTGGATCCGTGCAtgtcccataggaataatcggaaaaataatggaaGCGAAttatagcttcggtgttttttaaattttaccttcttctCTTTctgaataaatttcaaaaaaaaatcggacgactttaACATATAGCtaccataggaacgatcggaaaataatgggaaaataatagaaagtaaattatagcttcttttgtattcttttctactctaggatatggctgtattttaatatttccgaatttccaattaaagataacaaaaatgggacgactatattatatagctgtaATGGGaagctaataaaaaataatgtcaaaattatacgaaatttaacattttggcgatttgtaaattaataggaatgatctgcaagggtatatgtTTAGGCTTCGgttggccgaagctagctttcttttgcttgttttttttttcaaaattttaaaaaggggTAAGCTAGCTCGAATCTTGGGTGGCTAATGGCAATTTCAAGTGAAAGAATCCCAATGctacaaatattaataaatttatttttaaatgtcccgctgtttataaaaattgttacatacatttgttttatttgcttattAAGATTCTTTTTTCGGTTagtcttaaaaaaatggtcgtaaataaaaagcatatttgttttcaaaaaaggTATACACGATATTTAGAAGTGTTATTAAAATAGATAGAGTTTTCCAAATTAGTTAAACTGATTTCTTGAAATGTTCCGGTTCAAAAGTGGCAATGTAATTAACTATTTATAACTATTCACTGTCATGCTTCATATAGAAGaatgaatataaattaatgTAAGTAACTATTTCGCTATTTATACCTTTCACTGGCATGCTCCATGTCGAagaatgaataaaaattaatgtaagcAACTATTTCGCTACTTATAACTATTCACTGTCATGCTTCATATAGATGTATGAATATAGATGAGTTTAAGTAACTATTTATAAAGTAGCGAAATAGCGAAATAGTTACTTACATTGCAGCGTCTTTCCAAGGGAAGAAGTACTTTCGATGAAGCCACATACCATTTTATTGGCAATTCTGATTGTCACACTTTTGAACAGAACTTTCGGAAATGATCAGAGTCAGATGTTCGGCTGGCCAAACGAAGGCGATGTTATACACAGTAAAGAGGTAAAGGCAGATTGGGAGCTCCTAAAAAGTGTTACCCGTActgtaaaattaaagtttagaaACCTAGTCAGTTGTGTTAAATTATATGATAAATTACGAAATGACGTTGAGGTCTCGATCAGTCAAGAGCCCCCTTTTCATGAAGCAACGCTGACGTTCACTTCGAAAAATACTCAAGGTATACATTTTGACATTGATGTCTTCCATGAGAAGAAAGTCCCGGAATATACAtcacaaaatttcaaaattacgTAAATAAAAGCAGAGCtctattaaaaaagtaaatgtgTAAAACACGATCACTTTGCCACGTTATCGGGGGATACAATTTGTCATGGGGATTTTCTATAACAAACCTAACTAAATAAAAGCAGAGctgtataaaaaatgtatgtgtgTAAACAgaacttttttcttcttttaatttcCGGTTCCTAGGTGTCCTAGCTTAAAGGCTTACTGCCTTGCCCACTTTAGGCTTACAACCAACACCACTTTCGGgtagaaatattttgattatttagaaaattaaagttCTGAGATTTGAATGCCAATACACGGTGCaacattccatattttgatttttaatttgttgcttTGCTTTCGAGAAAATAGTGATTTGTTTGGCTCCATATGGGGACTAAAGATAAATGGAAACATCTTTTGATTCTAAAGAATGCTAATGacgaaaaaatgcatttatttggtgggctgcaataaaaaatgcCTGCATAAGCAAgaagtttgattattttgctAAAGCGGTAGAATAAGATAATTATAGAGAGAAAATATAATATCAGAATTTTGCAATCCTTACTGGTTTTTTAATTCACCTAGAGGCGTTTTAGCttaatattactttttaaaaaagttgaaaCTAACAAACCCCAGAAAGTACAAGCGCCGCTATGAACGGGGTTTCTGTAGCTCTAAGGGTTGGTTTCACCTGCGATAGCACCACCTGCTCTCCACTCTCGATATTAATCGCCCGACGTCACCTTGACAACCGATCCAGGTGGCTTTGTCCTATCCGTTGAGAGTGAACAGTCACATACAAAACTACGAGCAACCAGAGGTACCGACGGAAAAGGAGGATCAAGTCGGAAATCAGATGCATAAACTCGCGAACTCCCACGTTTAAATTTAGTTACACAAGTTGAATACTCCCGAAATCGAAAATTCTCAAGTCCCGTCGACATCTGATCCAAGGTACTCAGAAATGGTCAAGCGTTACAAAGGGTCTCGTTCGATGACGGCCAGCGATGGCGTAAGTGCTAGTTCCAAGGATTCCGACCAGGTCTATTGCGTGCTGCTCCACGTGGTCGAGGGTgagttaaaaaatctaaagttattattattaaaattaatctcCCTAAAGCAATCAACTTCGTGGGCCGAGATGCCGCCGAACGCGAGCAAATAGTGATGAACGCCGCGCTGAACACAGTGGACTTCGAAGTGGAGGGCACCCAGTCGACCGAGAAGGTCATCTTCAACAGCAACTGCATCTGGGAGTGCGACATGGCCGGGATCAAGCGCATCAAGACGGACCATCGTCCCGTCAAGTTGACCTTCTACGCCTGCCGTGGAGGCGGAGCGGATCGCAAGACGGTAGGAAGCCTGCTGCTGCCCATACGAGGACTGCCGGTGCTCAGCACTACCGGAAGCCAGAATTCCCCCCATCTCAAGATGCTCTGGCACAAGCTCATCTGCATCAGCAGCGAGTTCCGCTCCCACAAGCCGGAAGTCCTGCTCATGCTGGCCATCGTCAAGAAGTCCATTCTGCACACCAAGGACTTTGACCACCTGATGCAGTTCACTGAGGTAAtagtaattaattaattaataataaataataacaaattaattaatttgtttataatttattatggtTCCTCAGGTGAAGTCGCCGCCCACACCGCCAATGCAGTCGCCCGGTCACTCGATAACTGCCAGCATGCTCCAATCCCAGGTGAGTGGAGCATCCTCTGCTAGGGGTAAATATCTAAATTCACCGATTATTCCAGGCCAACGTCTATGTACAGTCGTTGGTGCAACTGGGCCTGCTGCAGGTGGGCAATGATCCGCTGGTCGACTGCGACATTATCGAGGTGGTGCTGCAGCTGAAGGAGCTGAAGAACGTGAGCCGTCTGGTCAAGTCGGTCAGCCAGGGTAGAGAGCCGCCCGGTTCGGTGATCCTGGTATTCGACTTTGTGGGCAATGTAACCAACATCGAGCTCAAGCTGAACGAGTCCGACTCCTACACCCTCAACGATGTCCTTGGGTTGCGTTTCAAGACATCCTTGGCCAGCATGCGGCTCTACTTCCAGCGCATCTTCTATCTGCCCATCAACATGTACATGAACGGAACGGCGATAGGTGAGTAGCTAGATTTGGGAATAGTTATACTATATACTATAATTATCATTTAACAGCCAACTACCGCATGGACTTTGCCAATCTGCTGCCTCCGGACAACTACTTCGCCGAACACCAAAAGTACACTTTCAACGGCTCCTTTTCATTTAACCGATTTGGCAGGACGGACAGCGGTAGGGAACCCAAACCGCCCCTGATGGAGTACACTTTTAGTGTGGACTTAAAGACGATATTCTCACGCCAGGGCCAGGAAGATACTGAACCAACGCCTTCGGTTGCCAGCGGTGTTATCAGAGAGCCAAAGGATCGTAATGATCATAAGGAACTCGAGGTAATATCGGTGTCAAAGAAAACCGCTTCGGTAGGCAGTCTAAATGTGGGTGCCGAGCTTTCGGGCTCAGAAGGATCCTACAGATCTTCACCTCCGGAAGACATTCACGATTCCGATGGTCCGACGGATCTACGAAAACCTCAGATAAGGCGAAATAAATTCACCCGACTGAATAGCGGGGAGGGCAATTTGGAGAGCGAAGATGAGCAGTACCTGGGCCAGACATTTTCCGCGACGGTAGTTCGTGAGgatcttaatttaattaagtgtGAAGAGGTTTCCGTGTCAAAATCAAGGAAAACTGAAACCATGTCAGATGAATCTGAAGCGGAAGTTGCTTCTAAAAAGGTTTGCAAAGTAGTCGAAGAAATCGAGAAATCTACGGCCCAGGAACTTCCAAAATATTATGCACCCTTGCCAAACAAAGCCAAGCCCAAGTCCTTGGGACCAAAAGAATTAATAAGGGAATCCTCCCAATTAAAAATGCAGGGTCTTAAAAACCCTAGTACACTTTTGCAAGAAAACGATTCGGAGAATTGCGAAGAACTGAATTCCTTAGACTTGTTTGAGCTGGAGGAAAAGAGTCAAGCCAAGGAAGCTGAATTAGAGTCTTTGCGGAGGCAAAGGATAAAGGCAGGGAGAGGTGAATTGTTACAAGTGCCAATGGATCGCAAGATAAGGAAAACTCGAAAAGTTGACAATGAAGTGCTGGGTAAGGAAAGCAGTGTTAATATAATTGAAGAGGACATTCCAAAATCTCCAAGTAAATTCATCTCAGGAGATAAAGTAaggaataaaaatttaaaaacgaaattaaaaacagaaCTGAACGAAGTTCCTTTAACCCAGGAAAGTGCTTCTAAACTACGGAACCAACGcctttataaaaaacaacataAAGATAATGGATTCGTAGAGGATAGCTATGAAAAGAGTGAAGAGGATCCTTCATGTCATGTTCTCCCTGATAATCCAAATTCCCCTAGGGAAAAGTTAAACAAGAAACCAAGAGGCACCAGGACGGTGAAAGCTCCAGAATGCATGGATACAGACTTAGAAACAGACATAAGTGTCCTTAGTCTTCGAAGTAAATGCAAGACCAAATCAAAATTACTGCTTCCTGAGGAATTTGAAGACTTTGAAGAAACGTCCACCAGTACCCAGGGATCCAG
This portion of the Drosophila takahashii strain IR98-3 E-12201 chromosome 3R, DtakHiC1v2, whole genome shotgun sequence genome encodes:
- the rha gene encoding coiled-coil domain-containing protein 39 isoform X1, yielding MVKRYKGSRSMTASDGVSASSKDSDQVYCVLLHVVEAINFVGRDAAEREQIVMNAALNTVDFEVEGTQSTEKVIFNSNCIWECDMAGIKRIKTDHRPVKLTFYACRGGGADRKTVGSLLLPIRGLPVLSTTGSQNSPHLKMLWHKLICISSEFRSHKPEVLLMLAIVKKSILHTKDFDHLMQFTEVKSPPTPPMQSPGHSITASMLQSQANVYVQSLVQLGLLQVGNDPLVDCDIIEVVLQLKELKNVSRLVKSVSQGREPPGSVILVFDFVGNVTNIELKLNESDSYTLNDVLGLRFKTSLASMRLYFQRIFYLPINMYMNGTAIANYRMDFANLLPPDNYFAEHQKYTFNGSFSFNRFGRTDSGREPKPPLMEYTFSVDLKTIFSRQGQEDTEPTPSVASGVIREPKDRNDHKELEVISVSKKTASVGSLNVGAELSGSEGSYRSSPPEDIHDSDGPTDLRKPQIRRNKFTRLNSGEGNLESEDEQYLGQTFSATVVREDLNLIKCEEVSVSKSRKTETMSDESEAEVASKKVCKVVEEIEKSTAQELPKYYAPLPNKAKPKSLGPKELIRESSQLKMQGLKNPSTLLQENDSENCEELNSLDLFELEEKSQAKEAELESLRRQRIKAGRGELLQVPMDRKIRKTRKVDNEVLGKESSVNIIEEDIPKSPSKFISGDKVRNKNLKTKLKTELNEVPLTQESASKLRNQRLYKKQHKDNGFVEDSYEKSEEDPSCHVLPDNPNSPREKLNKKPRGTRTVKAPECMDTDLETDISVLSLRSKCKTKSKLLLPEEFEDFEETSTSTQGSRRPKTSKESLNLRARWVEVNKVQSQALGETEKFLQETCPAELDEVLYEDQLSLGLAKPPKPKKKLGKAKEEKVKSIDYESSYVEEITFSQSEENLPVHQVELASSEEYISLSEGNSRSAEMISSEAEHRDVRVTFAQSKVVKKKLRASSGEDQVNQVKLRTSEECVSMTDRVKKKMRAPVYEDQVEFNSSQEFISMSEGNVKSAEIINEDIEQRNVRILKKKKLKKTLVSEDPVIHDSEIPEEESVKPVKKKIVRKKITVISENSELTGNINTQEVVNAQPKKIVRKKSKPVSDNRTAEECPKTIKVASSRKELKNVTTSEEDFSMEHPKNTIDSIGQRIKSWRRQQTDIFEQELARKELHYKKQLEEMENQEARIHQLSKEEASPDETFISNRTNVTSVDYEAKFKELEEHIYLLKSEMEEQVRLFENRSGELRQENLQLYTEKTELKVRLAAMEQQIGDLRAQGSDEGDLKQVLGELRSQHFRYNNLAREKELYRKRWRRSAKRVHALKLAMYERNLEREQNSIKVEPIDLRQILTKDALEFEREYGQFRENGVSPRYPFGSLSGSGDFSPPNKKRMPANEF
- the rha gene encoding coiled-coil domain-containing protein 39 isoform X2, encoding MVKRYKGSRSMTASDGVSASSKDSDQVYCVLLHVVEAINFVGRDAAEREQIVMNAALNTVDFEVEGTQSTEKVIFNSNCIWECDMAGIKRIKTDHRPVKLTFYACRGGGADRKTVGSLLLPIRGLPVLSTTGSQNSPHLKMLWHKLICISSEFRSHKPEVLLMLAIVKKSILHTKDFDHLMQFTEVKSPPTPPMQSPGHSITASMLQSQANVYVQSLVQLGLLQVGNDPLVDCDIIEVVLQLKELKNVSRLVKSVSQGREPPGSVILVFDFVGNVTNIELKLNESDSYTLNDVLGLRFKTSLASMRLYFQRIFYLPINMYMNGTAIANYRMDFANLLPPDNYFAEHQKYTFNGSFSFNRFGRTDSGREPKPPLMEYTFSVDLKTIFSRQGQEDTEPTPSVASGVIREPKDRNDHKELEVISVSKKTASVGSLNVGAELSGSEGSYRSSPPEDIHDSDGPTDLRKPQIRRNKFTRLNSGEGNLESEDEQYLGQTFSATVVREDLNLIKCEEVSVSKSRKTETMSDESEAEVASKKVCKVVEEIEKSTAQELPKYYAPLPNKAKPKSLGPKELIRESSQLKMQGLKNPSTLLQENDSENCEELNSLDLFELEEKSQAKEAELESLRRQRIKAGRGELLQVPMDRKIRKTRKVDNEVLGKESSVNIIEEDIPKSPSKFISGDKESASKLRNQRLYKKQHKDNGFVEDSYEKSEEDPSCHVLPDNPNSPREKLNKKPRGTRTVKAPECMDTDLETDISVLSLRSKCKTKSKLLLPEEFEDFEETSTSTQGSRRPKTSKESLNLRARWVEVNKVQSQALGETEKFLQETCPAELDEVLYEDQLSLGLAKPPKPKKKLGKAKEEKVKSIDYESSYVEEITFSQSEENLPVHQVELASSEEYISLSEGNSRSAEMISSEAEHRDVRVTFAQSKVVKKKLRASSGEDQVNQVKLRTSEECVSMTDRVKKKMRAPVYEDQVEFNSSQEFISMSEGNVKSAEIINEDIEQRNVRILKKKKLKKTLVSEDPVIHDSEIPEEESVKPVKKKIVRKKITVISENSELTGNINTQEVVNAQPKKIVRKKSKPVSDNRTAEECPKTIKVASSRKELKNVTTSEEDFSMEHPKNTIDSIGQRIKSWRRQQTDIFEQELARKELHYKKQLEEMENQEARIHQLSKEEASPDETFISNRTNVTSVDYEAKFKELEEHIYLLKSEMEEQVRLFENRSGELRQENLQLYTEKTELKVRLAAMEQQIGDLRAQGSDEGDLKQVLGELRSQHFRYNNLAREKELYRKRWRRSAKRVHALKLAMYERNLEREQNSIKVEPIDLRQILTKDALEFEREYGQFRENGVSPRYPFGSLSGSGDFSPPNKKRMPANEF